The genomic stretch aATGGAAAGTTGGTGGAAAAATTTTGTGGAATGCGGGTCCTACTTTTGTATATTGATTAAACAAATATGAGAAtgatgagttagtgaaatgttaggtggtccattaccaaaagttGTAAAAAGTAAGAGTGTCAATTAATTAAGGACgaaggaaaaagaaaattagtACTCAATCGTCCCATTTCATgtgaaacattttttttgtgcaagtattttgagaaaattatactccctccgtcccctaatacgagtcgttgtttgaccgggcacgagttttaagaaatgtagagaaaaattggttgaaaagttagtggaatgtgggacccacttttttatattggttttataataaaatgtgagtgtagtgagttagtggaatgtggggcctactaccatttatggtaaaaatgaagagtgactcttaatgagggacggcccaaaatggaaattagcgactcttattcggggacggagggagtaataaatagttaaagttgtGAGAAAGTAAACTAAAccagagaataatgtagaggaTAGTCTCATCTACATTATTCTTCTATTATATTAAGTTTGTAATACCCACTCTTTAGCTgcctataatttttttattattatttcaaatgTTCGTTGGACTAGTTCTAATCACATTTATCAGAAGGAAATATGGTGATTTTGTTGTAGACTTGCCTAAATAGCATATAATTGCTAATAAAGATGATTTCGAAGTTTATTGACTTTAATaacataaaaggaaaaaaatgaagtCCCTTTCGATATAGAATCCATATACATCTCGAAGCTATGTTTAACACttcaaaaaaaatactccctctgtcccgcactactcgcacgtttcattttcgacacggagattaaggaatgagtgtatagcaaagtcaaatattacggctgtaggtgaagatttttactaaaaatggaaatagtgcaaataacttgggacgcccagaaaggaaataactgcaagtagtccgggacggagggagtaaaaaataaaaatagatttgAACTTAGAACAACTAGAACTAAGCGTGTTGTTCGGGTCACTAGACTTACGACCCACGAAACACAAATACATCTGATGGGCCTTTTTCTTCGTGAGCCCAAGGGCTTTTCGGCCCAGTGGCTCAGGCAGCCCGTGGAGCGGAAATAGCCAGGCAGCCCGTCGAGCACGAGCAGCCAGCCCGTCGGCTCATCCTTCAAGACCTGCAGTGTTACAACAAAACACATTAAATACACCAAGTCCTAAGAGCATGAATAACGCGACgagccgggccgcaaatcgcgagtcccagCCCGTCCTCCGCGTTGGAGGAGGAGGCGTCACGGCCCAagccggtcccggggccgcgttcccaGCCTGGTGACCGTCCCGCGGGCAGGCCTGGGCGCGCGTTGGAGCTTCCGGGGCGACGAGCCAGGCCGCTACTGctcattaattttaatttttttttttttggcattttAAGTAGAAGACGAAGAAGGGGGAGAGAgggaagaaggaggaagaggaagaagaaggagatggagaGGGGCGACgtttttttcatcaattttaattttttttatttttttttgcatttttaagaagaagaagaagggggagagggggaaggaagaggaagaagaaggagatgaagAGGGGGAACGTGTTTTGcagaattttaatatttttttatttttttttttgcattttttttaatactctaaatttttgtatattttttagtttataatttattaattttgtattaaaaataaatttctcgtgttataattgctCAACGTATTCTATTTTACGAGGAAAAtaagttggagttgtgaatagtgtcatttattagttgcggtcCAGGTTGCGGCCTGCAGGATTAGAGCAGTTGGGGCATTGGCCGCAACTgtaggggaatgatgacgtggaggggacttggggccggaaatggggacggggttattcaTGCTCTAAGTTAGTCAAATAGAGGGGATAGTCAAACATTACTTTGTCAACAAAGGACCTATACTTTGCCAAAAGAGCAAAGTCAGCTCTATACTcccttagaccatccacaatagcgcccagccgaccgcccagccgagcgccggcgctgggcggttcgcctttgctcgtcattttcattcgcaccacttgttttaacgagtactctctctatcttaatttctgtacaagatcaacaacaggaaatggatctcaacaacgagcctagttccgggagtagcagatcacaaactccgtcgatccccgtgggaagtggatggggtcagatgcccgggtactacaacatgtacccgtggcagctgATGTTTTCCGGGATGCCAACGGGGGGGGGGGAGTTCGCCAGGGGGGTTTCCGGCGATACCGGGGTGGGCACCAACGGGATGGGCACcggggatgcagatgatgcccgggggataccgccgacacaggggactccggggggtcgtaccggctacacagtggacttctggggggtccccggcgacgaCGGGGGATGTccatcgccccagttttgatttttcgactggttcttcgcacacatcgacccaaacgacctccccgagacgacgcaggagttccccacgccgcgttcgtatattgtgtgattgttaattatttcattttgtatatatttgttaatagtgatgtggatattatgtggctaggctaagGCTGaactattgctgggctatttgcttgttttaatgatgtggcaggaggatttttagtgctgatgatgtggcaatggCTAGACTATtgttgggctattcctattgtggatggccttacacTGACTGACCAACAGCTCCTTATACTCCAAGTACAACCTGACAAGAGCAAACAAAATGTTTAATGGCCAAGTACCAAGTACCCAAACTAGGCACCAGTTTACATTAAGATAAAGGAGCTGTGAAATCAGCAAAAGGGAGATGTGTTATGATTTGTAAACCAGTGAAAATATCAGCCCCATTAAGGCCCCTCTAGTACATCACTTTGCCTATAAAAACCCCTCCTTATCTACACACTTTGAAATTTTCAGCAACAATAGCAagtttgagagtgagagagctTGGAGTAGAGTTTTCTGCAGAGTTCTTGCAGGCAGCCCTTACTCCCCAGGCATATATCAAAACAGTAACTACTTCAAGAGGTATTTCACCTCCACCCCCTTATCCAAATCAAATTTTCATGTCATCATGCTGTAATCAACCTCAAGCATGTTGGAGCACATAACTACAACCCCTCTCGGCTGCTAGCTATAAAAGATTTAGGATCAGCTTAGAACAACAAAACAATTGCTCAACAATCAAGTTTCATATAGAAATCAAGGCTATCTAAACCGAGAACAAAAGGGACTTGAACAACAAGAaagatatgaaattaattgCAGTAGCTCTCACATTAGAATTCAAATAGGAAGAGTTGTCCAATGATAGTCGGACGACGACGGGAACTCCGGAGGGCCTGCAGTTAATTCCGACGGAGAGAGAGATGAGGGACGAGATTGGGTCGCTGCTCTTCACTCCAAATTggagaattttaaaatttaagaataGAGAAGAAAATGAGAGAGAAGCCCGATTTGAGGGAGATCGGAGTCACTCCGGGCGTGAATTCGCCGGGGAAGGTGATATATGGAAAGGAGAGCGCCGCTGCTGTGCTTGTCGAGTTAGGGTTTTGATTTGGAAATGAAAGTTTGGGGAAGAAAAGTCACGATGGAGGAGGAGGAATTAGAGTATTTTGAAGCTGATTTTATTTTAAGGCTTTTGGgccaatttaattatttgttttgggggAGTGTATAAATGGTGGGCCTAATGCTCTTATTTTAGCTTTGGgcctttttaattaaatgtatGGGCTAAGGATTTAATTTAAGAAGTGGGCTGTCTTATTAATTAAATGGAGGAATGGgctgaaattattaaaatggTAGGGCCTGCAGTTAATTCCCGATTAATTCTGCGATAATAAATTCAATTCTCATATTTAATTTAGTACTCGAATAATTGCATAGAAGGTAATGCTCTCTTTATTAAACGAATAATTTGGTAAACCTCCACATAATTAAATCACTCGATTTGATTAATGCTCAAAAACTTTCTTatgaattaagaaaaaaaggaataaaatgATCATGCATTTAGGATGCATTCACGTCAATTATTTAGCTTCTTAAACCTaatttagtattattttatgttcCTAAAGGAGCGTCTACACACAACGTTTAGGACTAAATCAAGGAAAATTTACGGCTAAGGAAAAAGCTCTGAAGTGGGCATTCTTTTCAAAACGTGATTTTAGTACGAATATATGAAtcttttctaaacatgcttgtcatgccatgttttgtttttatgatgacctatctgcttggctatgccaattatgtttaatcgaattcgggtcccaatAGGGCCgcaaatcctactcggactagtgtacacatatggggatcgtgagctaactttcgagttggccggtccagtgaccgttgtggaatgtggccacattcccggttcacatacgttcagatatggtatctatgtttatgtgattgcgcaatcaattttatgaaattaaaggaATTTAGTGATTCGGGTCTTTGAAAATGAAAACTCTGTATTCACTCATCTGTGGCTGACAAATTATAAGGAACTTATTTATGGCACTAtgctcactgagtatatcaagtactcagccatgcatgttcttttctaacgtgcaggttgaacgtgaaCGATGAGGCGAAGGTGTTGGGAAATGACTAATAAGTAGTTAGGTAGCCcaaagtagtatgtcttcatacatactattttatcttgaactcttccgctgcaatagAACTATGTCCTAGGAATTTATGAATTTAGtcttgatactctgattttCTTTTGATTATGTACTCGTTCGCCTTCGAAACTGAAATCTTGAGTTGATTTGTTCACTTATGTTTAACCCTTagtttatgaaattatttttagtcgcgaaatagctacgCTCACTAGTACTAgagagttgtggtcgtgacaagtTTCCCTCAACTTTAATATGTATTAtgattttttctaaaatatgtgaaaaaaaggaaatgtgtcatatAAAATGAGACGGAGAATAACAATTAATAGCGGCcggaagaaataataaaattatccaATTTATAGTAATTGAATCGAGACAAACTTTCCCCATATACCTAGACACAAGTTGACAAGATATTAATGAATATAtcgaaataatatttttttctcatttaatAATTGAAACCATACAAACTTACCCATACGAGTGGACACTAGGTTGTTTTAATTTCGTATGTACTAGTACTAGACACTAGTACAATACCATCTCGATATATTTCATACTTTCTTTTTaacttattttataaaaaatgttaatatacttttttattataaaaaagcTACCTTAGTAAATAGAAAAAGAGTTTATAAAATTAGAAAGCGTATATTATTATGAGtttataaaattagaaagtgtatattaTTGTTACAGAGGGAGTAAAgtgaaagaaaaagagaaaatattatcataaataaatatgaactatttctatgggacgaagaaaaaattaaattcagcatatttctataaaaatagaaacatcactctctttactttttttcatctttttattttatttttttaacttaaCTCATAAAATAgcactatataaaattttatatagaagTAGAAATACTCCATTTAAAAGTGTAACGGATAAagtaatattccctccgtccccgaataagagtcgctaatttccattttgggccgtcccccattaagagtcactcttcatttttaccataaatgatagtaagtcccacattccactaactcacttcactcacattttattataaaaccaatataaaaatatgggtctcacattccactaactttttcaaccaacttttctgtatattttttaaaattcgtgctcggtcaaagagcgactcctattaggggaccgagggagtaaaatatagtagtactgtATTTTCTATAATTATATGTCGATTACCTCAGTGTAACACGTGggagtattttatatttattcaaaaaataatgattttataattttaatatgaaGCCGTGAGCTATGATGAAAGAAGTGAACTGATTCTCGGATAAACCAACCGCGGGGACCAATCAGAGCAAAGCGAAATGGCCTAGCTTTCTTTTTCCCCAACCGGAAATTGACAGATTGATTCATTCCCCAAAACCACGTTCtattttttgaagaaaaagGAAGTCTTTTTTTGCTACTTTTCTCTAAGAATTCGCAGATCAGAGAAGAATGGAGGCAAATATGATCAGTCCAGATGAAATTTACAGGTTTTAATTCATGGGTTCTTCATATTTTCCATGCTTCTTCAATTTGCATATTCTGACAAAACTAGCTCTATGAAATCAACATACCTTAACGCCTGTTTCTTTCGACACTGTAAACTATGATACTTAGGTTTTAGTGAAGGAGAAAGTGACATCTGAGCTCTGGAATTTGTTAATTAgttattgtgtgtgtgtgtgtgtgtgttttatttgaAAGATTGGATCTCTGTCACACTCTGTTGAGAGGAAAGTGAAGGagacaagttttttttttttttaaattccttTTCCTGGAAATATTGTGTTCATGTTCTATCCTTAAGCAAGTTGTGGGCTGTAATTGATCATCTGCTCTTTGTAAATTGTGACTCATAATTGGATTATTCGATCTTGACATCCTTTGTTGGATGCAGATCTATACTGACTGTGTCAATATATGTTGTTCTTGGATTTTGTTTCCTTTATTCTCCTCTATCAGTCAGTACTTTCATTGTGGACATTCCTTCCTCTTTTGCTTGTGAATTCAATTTTTTCTTCATATCAGCATTGATTACTTGAGCAAGAAACGGAAACTTCAAGACGAACTGCTAGTTATGCCTTTGTCGAAGCATGCCTGCTGGGATCATAGACTTGTAAGTGAGTTTCCTTCTGATTCGACCATCGATCTGAAGATGGTGAGGGGTGACATTTCTGCACGAGGAGTTGAATCCGGTCCAGATTCTGCAAGCAATAGCTATTGCTTTCCAAGTGACACTGACATGTCCCTGTCTTCACATGATGATGCTAAAACTTATCTTTCGTACCCAATAGCACATGCATCTGCCAAAAGTGGCGCTTCGTCTACTCTTTCAGACGGCAAGTCTTCTCAGTTTGGTCTCTATTCTTCAGAGAACAGTTCGCTGCTGACAAAAGAAAAATCGGGTAAATTTGAGTCACCGTCCATCTGTGAAGACCTTAAATGTCTCTATCACGAATATGGTCTGGACCTGTCTGATAATTACGGAGTTCATCTCCTAGAATGTGGAAGTCAGGCTGATTGCAGCTTCTCGGAATACCAAAATGAGGTCATAGAGGGATGTGTGGACGAGGGTGTTGATAATCAGCTCTACTCAAACGAGGCCACTGACTGTAATTTTGTTCTTTCACCTGGAAGGTGGTCTGTTAGTCAAGGTAGCATTTTCCTGCAAGGATTTTTACCTTATATACATTTAACATAGAAAATGCTAACACCCCCTTGTTCTTTTGGTTGCAGATAAACAAGAAGGGACAAGGAAACCTACTATTGATCAGGAGTTTGAACAGTACTTTTCGGCACTTATGCTGTAATGTAAACAGGAAATGTTTGAACAATTATGTTTGATGCTTTTTTAAGTTATGCCTAGTTTGATAAATAAAGCTTTACTTTTCTCTTTGATCATGTGTTCTGTCTTAGTATTTTATGATTATATTATGTGTGAACGATTAATTCCCATCATTCCTAATGGAAGATAGCTAATCTGTCTATTGTAATCATCATCGTCATTATAATCTGTCTATTGTTGTGTCTATGAACTTCTCTCCTTTTCGGCTCTCAGGTAGTCTGGTGTACTTCCATATACAAAGAAATGTAAGACCATAATGCTTAATTCACCTACTGTTCAATGTGATGTCTTACTTACAAATGCTTGTCGAAATATTGCAGTTAAAAGACTGTCATTCGCACTTGGAGTTTTACTGCTTCGTACTTGACTAGGTGTCAACTAAATATTGTCTGGTAAATTTATGATTCTCTGTTTCGTGGATGTatgtatttctttttgtttgggAAAAGACTATCCTATATATTGTTGATGATACATGTGTGTGTTGTTGCGCACGTAATGCTCATCTAAAGTTCTATAATATCCTTTGTTTGTTTAGTTCATCACTTCATTGTGTTAGTTAGAGAAATTGATGAAGTTACAGtagtattttgataaataaaataacccTCAGAAACATTTGTGTTTTGATAGATACAATAAAACCACACCCGGCTCCGAATGATTTACAATATAAAAGAACGAAACTCacacaaaaatggtaaaaatgataaaaggaaaAGATACAGAAGGGGAGaaccaaaattaaataaattcaagaCTGCTGGTTTACATTCAAAGCAGCAGCTCCTTCAACACTTGGGAAGATCAGACGGGGGTGGT from Salvia splendens isolate huo1 chromosome 4, SspV2, whole genome shotgun sequence encodes the following:
- the LOC121799109 gene encoding protein FAR-RED ELONGATED HYPOCOTYL 1-like, whose protein sequence is MEANMISPDEIYSIDYLSKKRKLQDELLVMPLSKHACWDHRLVSEFPSDSTIDLKMVRGDISARGVESGPDSASNSYCFPSDTDMSLSSHDDAKTYLSYPIAHASAKSGASSTLSDGKSSQFGLYSSENSSLLTKEKSGKFESPSICEDLKCLYHEYGLDLSDNYGVHLLECGSQADCSFSEYQNEVIEGCVDEGVDNQLYSNEATDCNFVLSPGRWSVSQDKQEGTRKPTIDQEFEQYFSALML